One Aegilops tauschii subsp. strangulata cultivar AL8/78 chromosome 7, Aet v6.0, whole genome shotgun sequence genomic window carries:
- the LOC109787024 gene encoding ras-related protein RABA5c, with the protein MGDDSDGEAEEYLFKVVIIGDSAVGKSNLLSRYARNEFNLHSKATIGVEFQTQSMDIDGKEVKAQIWDTAGQERFRAVTSAYYRGAFGALLVYDISRRGTFDNVGRWLQELNTHSDTTVAKMLVGNKCDLENIREVPVEEGKALAESEGLFFMETSALDSTNVNTAFELVIKEIYSSVSRKILNSDTYKAELSLNRVSIDDGDSKDSQKQTSRFGCC; encoded by the exons ATGGGGGACGACTCGGACGGGGAGGCGGAGGAGTACCTGTTCAAGGTGGTGATCATCGGGGACAGCGCCGTGGGCAAGAGCAACCTGCTCTCCCGCTACGCGCGCAACGAGTTCAACCTCCACTCTAAGGCCACCATCGGGGTCGAGTTCCAGACGCAGAGCATGGACATCGACGGCAAGGAGGTCAAGGCCCAGATCTGGGACACCGCCGGCCAGGAGCGCTTCCGCGCCGTCACCTCCGCCTACTACCGCGGGGCCTTCGGCGCGCTCCTCGTCTACGACATCTCCCGCCGGGGCACCTTCGACAACGTCGGACGATGGCTCCAGGAGCTCAACA CACATTCTGACACTACGGTGGCCAAGATGTTGGTAGGCAACAAATGCGATCTGGAAAACATCCGTGAAGTGCCAGTGGAGGAAGGCAAAGCACTTGCCGAGTCTGAGGGACTCTTCTTCATGGAGACCTCGGCTCTAGACTCGACGAACGTCAACACAGCATTCGAGCTCGTCATCAAGGAGATCTACAGCAGCGTGAGCAGGAAGATCCTGAACTCCGACACTTACAAGGCCGAGCTATCCCTCAACAGGGTGAGCATTGACGATGGTGACTCGAAAGACAGCCAGAAGCAAACTAGCCGGTTTGGGTGCTGCTAG